Proteins encoded together in one Acipenser ruthenus chromosome 22, fAciRut3.2 maternal haplotype, whole genome shotgun sequence window:
- the LOC117431631 gene encoding drebrin-like isoform X3 produces MAVNLSKNRLNLLTAYQDVIDEKSSTNWALYTYEDSTDDLTLASSGDGGLPEITVSFDNTRVMYGFCSMKEPNAALPRYILINWVGEDVPDARKCACASHVSMIAEFFQVSLTEGVDVIINASSMEDIDPAAIGQRLTNGTAVIASPVLSRLRIREEEQTQPVGTCYEKTNAEIEMKKINREEFWEQAKRDEEMRKEEERRKALEERQRFEEERMELERREQEEREKRYHEREMQIEEHRRQQQSKEVEDVQERTKDQSIFVRESCLSVEQEEEASQQLKKMESEVEEAAAIIAQRTDNPREYFKQRERAVAISFDSSPLSSHRAGRLESPFLKLHHSLPEPSSSPPCSPLLSPALPLTQLQPSLPEDDLISASPDRSPTPLLTTPIPRIVTTPIFEETEDDTQPDSHSDWAPPPPEPALPPCVDSSRDKPEQSVAPQMHEEEPLISDFREMHPIPEPVPPPQDPTASLLDLWDSPAPQCAPEQLPLLVEAPPQDPSSSAAPLPLHSEPPAAEGTLLSFDDLPEPPATFCEAEEGGDNPPSLVDIGGQHQMTLGYQRALQEASGSDSQDKEELLMTNGETLQKEGTQASEGYFSQSQEEEFAQSDECSAKVAPGPIFYNKPPEIDITCWDTDPVTEEDEYGAEE; encoded by the exons ATGGCTGTGAACCTCAGCAAGAATCGACTGAACCTTTTAACCGCTTATCAGGATGTTATCGACGAGAAATCCTCCACGAACTG GGCGCTGTACACATACGAAGACAGCACCGATGACCTGACCCTGGCGTCTTCAGGGG atgggGGTCTGCCAGAGATCACAGTGAGCTTCGACAACACCCGGGTCATGTACGGCTTCTGCAGCATGAAAGAGCCAAACGCTGCACTGCCACGCTACATCCTTATCAACTGG gTTGGTGAGGATGTCCCGGATGCCAGGAAGTGTGCCTGTGCCAGTCATGTGTCCATGATTGCGGAGTTCTTTCAGGTCAGTCTCACTGAG GGAGTGGACGTCATCATCAATGCCAGCAGCATGGAGGATATCGACCCCGCGGCTATCGGCCAGAGACTGACCAACGGGACAGCTGTGATCGCCAGTCCTGTGCTGAGCCGACTGCGAATAAGAGAGGAGGAGCAGACGCAGCCTGTG GGCACCTGTTATGAGAAGACCAACGCTGAGATCGAAATGAAAAAGATCAATCGAGAGGAGTTCTGGGAACAAGCCAAG CGCGACGAGGAGATGCGGaaggaggaagagaggaggaaGGCTCTGGAGGAGAGGCAGCGGTTCGAGGAGGAGCGCATGGAgctggagaggagagagcaggaggagcGAGAGAAGAGGTACCATGAGAGGGAGATGCAGATCGAGGAACACAG GAGACAGCAGCAGAGCAAGGAGGTAGAGGATGTGCAAGAAAGGACGAAAGACCAGTCCATTTTTGTAAGAGAaagctgtctgtct GTAGAACAGGAGGAAGAGGCCAGTCAGCAGCTCAAGAAGATGGAGTCGGAAGTAGAG GAGGCAGCAGCGATCATCGCTCAGAGGACAGACAACCCTCGCGAGTACTTCAAGCAGAGAGAGCGGGCCGTGGCCATCAGCTTCGACAGCTCCCCTCTCTCCAGCCACAGGGCAG GCCGCTTGGAGAGCCCGTTCTTGAAGCTGCACCACAGTCTCCCTGAGCCCAGCTCGTCCCCCCCTTGCTCCCCGCTGCTGTCGCCCGCCCTGCCCCTCACCCAGCTGCAGCCCAGCCTGCCCG AAGATGACCTCATCAGTGCCAGCCCTGACCGGAGCCCCACCCCTCTCTTAACCACACCCATTCCCAGAATCGTGACCACACCCATCTTCGAGGAGACTGAGGATGACACGCAGCCGGACAGCCACAGCGACTGGG cccccccaccccccgagcCTGCCCTGCCCCCCTGTGTGGACTCGTCCAGGGACAAGCCTGAGCAGAGCGTCGCCCCTCAGATGCACGAGGAGGAGCCCCTCATCTCAGACTTCCGAGAGATGCACCCCATCCCAGAGCCAGTGCCCCCACCCCAGGACCCCACGGCCAGCCTGCTGGACCTGTGGGACAGCCCCGCCCCTCAGTGTGCTCCAGAGCAGCTGCCCCTGCTAGTGGAGGCCCCTCCCCAGGACCCCTCCTCCTCCGCGGCCCCCCTGCCCCTGCACTCGGAGCCCCCTGCAGCAGAGGGGACCCTCCTGAGCTTCGACGACCTGCCCGAGCCCCCCGCCACATTCTGTGAGGCCGAGGAGGGGGGAGACAACCCCCCCAGCCTGGTGGACATCGGCGGCCAGCACCAGATGACACTCGGGTACCAGCGCGCCCTGCAGGAGGCATCGGGGTCCGACAGCCAGGACAAGGAGGAGCTGCTGATGACCAACGGAGAGACGCTGCAGAAGGAGGGGACGCAG GCGAGCGAAGGATATTTTAGCCAATCACAAGAGGAGGAATTCGCCCAATCAGATGAGTGCTCTGCAAAAGTGGCCCCGGGACCCATCTTCTATAACAAGCCTCCAG AGATTGACATCACCTGCTGGGACACGGACCCGGTGACAGAGGAGGATGAGTACGGAGCAGAGGAGTGA
- the LOC117431631 gene encoding drebrin-like isoform X1, protein MAVNLSKNRLNLLTAYQDVIDEKSSTNWALYTYEDSTDDLTLASSGDGGLPEITVSFDNTRVMYGFCSMKEPNAALPRYILINWVGEDVPDARKCACASHVSMIAEFFQVSLTEGVDVIINASSMEDIDPAAIGQRLTNGTAVIASPVLSRLRIREEEQTQPVGTCYEKTNAEIEMKKINREEFWEQAKRDEEMRKEEERRKALEERQRFEEERMELERREQEEREKRYHEREMQIEEHRRQQQSKEVEDVQERTKDQSIFVRESCLSVEQEEEASQQLKKMESEVEEAAAIIAQRTDNPREYFKQRERAVAISFDSSPLSSHRAGRLESPFLKLHHSLPEPSSSPPCSPLLSPALPLTQLQPSLPEDDLISASPDRSPTPLLTTPIPRIVTTPIFEETEDDTQPDSHSDWAAPPPPEPALPPCVDSSRDKPEQSVAPQMHEEEPLISDFREMHPIPEPVPPPQDPTASLLDLWDSPAPQCAPEQLPLLVEAPPQDPSSSAAPLPLHSEPPAAEGTLLSFDDLPEPPATFCEAEEGGDNPPSLVDIGGQHQMTLGYQRALQEASGSDSQDKEELLMTNGETLQKEGTQASEGYFSQSQEEEFAQSDECSAKVAPGPIFYNKPPEIDITCWDTDPVTEEDEYGAEE, encoded by the exons ATGGCTGTGAACCTCAGCAAGAATCGACTGAACCTTTTAACCGCTTATCAGGATGTTATCGACGAGAAATCCTCCACGAACTG GGCGCTGTACACATACGAAGACAGCACCGATGACCTGACCCTGGCGTCTTCAGGGG atgggGGTCTGCCAGAGATCACAGTGAGCTTCGACAACACCCGGGTCATGTACGGCTTCTGCAGCATGAAAGAGCCAAACGCTGCACTGCCACGCTACATCCTTATCAACTGG gTTGGTGAGGATGTCCCGGATGCCAGGAAGTGTGCCTGTGCCAGTCATGTGTCCATGATTGCGGAGTTCTTTCAGGTCAGTCTCACTGAG GGAGTGGACGTCATCATCAATGCCAGCAGCATGGAGGATATCGACCCCGCGGCTATCGGCCAGAGACTGACCAACGGGACAGCTGTGATCGCCAGTCCTGTGCTGAGCCGACTGCGAATAAGAGAGGAGGAGCAGACGCAGCCTGTG GGCACCTGTTATGAGAAGACCAACGCTGAGATCGAAATGAAAAAGATCAATCGAGAGGAGTTCTGGGAACAAGCCAAG CGCGACGAGGAGATGCGGaaggaggaagagaggaggaaGGCTCTGGAGGAGAGGCAGCGGTTCGAGGAGGAGCGCATGGAgctggagaggagagagcaggaggagcGAGAGAAGAGGTACCATGAGAGGGAGATGCAGATCGAGGAACACAG GAGACAGCAGCAGAGCAAGGAGGTAGAGGATGTGCAAGAAAGGACGAAAGACCAGTCCATTTTTGTAAGAGAaagctgtctgtct GTAGAACAGGAGGAAGAGGCCAGTCAGCAGCTCAAGAAGATGGAGTCGGAAGTAGAG GAGGCAGCAGCGATCATCGCTCAGAGGACAGACAACCCTCGCGAGTACTTCAAGCAGAGAGAGCGGGCCGTGGCCATCAGCTTCGACAGCTCCCCTCTCTCCAGCCACAGGGCAG GCCGCTTGGAGAGCCCGTTCTTGAAGCTGCACCACAGTCTCCCTGAGCCCAGCTCGTCCCCCCCTTGCTCCCCGCTGCTGTCGCCCGCCCTGCCCCTCACCCAGCTGCAGCCCAGCCTGCCCG AAGATGACCTCATCAGTGCCAGCCCTGACCGGAGCCCCACCCCTCTCTTAACCACACCCATTCCCAGAATCGTGACCACACCCATCTTCGAGGAGACTGAGGATGACACGCAGCCGGACAGCCACAGCGACTGGG cagcccccccaccccccgagcCTGCCCTGCCCCCCTGTGTGGACTCGTCCAGGGACAAGCCTGAGCAGAGCGTCGCCCCTCAGATGCACGAGGAGGAGCCCCTCATCTCAGACTTCCGAGAGATGCACCCCATCCCAGAGCCAGTGCCCCCACCCCAGGACCCCACGGCCAGCCTGCTGGACCTGTGGGACAGCCCCGCCCCTCAGTGTGCTCCAGAGCAGCTGCCCCTGCTAGTGGAGGCCCCTCCCCAGGACCCCTCCTCCTCCGCGGCCCCCCTGCCCCTGCACTCGGAGCCCCCTGCAGCAGAGGGGACCCTCCTGAGCTTCGACGACCTGCCCGAGCCCCCCGCCACATTCTGTGAGGCCGAGGAGGGGGGAGACAACCCCCCCAGCCTGGTGGACATCGGCGGCCAGCACCAGATGACACTCGGGTACCAGCGCGCCCTGCAGGAGGCATCGGGGTCCGACAGCCAGGACAAGGAGGAGCTGCTGATGACCAACGGAGAGACGCTGCAGAAGGAGGGGACGCAG GCGAGCGAAGGATATTTTAGCCAATCACAAGAGGAGGAATTCGCCCAATCAGATGAGTGCTCTGCAAAAGTGGCCCCGGGACCCATCTTCTATAACAAGCCTCCAG AGATTGACATCACCTGCTGGGACACGGACCCGGTGACAGAGGAGGATGAGTACGGAGCAGAGGAGTGA
- the LOC117431631 gene encoding drebrin-like isoform X14: MAVNLSKNRLNLLTAYQDVIDEKSSTNWALYTYEDSTDDLTLASSGDGGLPEITVSFDNTRVMYGFCSMKEPNAALPRYILINWVGEDVPDARKCACASHVSMIAEFFQVSLTEGVDVIINASSMEDIDPAAIGQRLTNGTAVIASPVLSRLRIREEEQTQPVGTCYEKTNAEIEMKKINREEFWEQAKRDEEMRKEEERRKALEERQRFEEERMELERREQEEREKRYHEREMQIEEHRRQQQSKEVEDVQERTKDQSIFEAAAIIAQRTDNPREYFKQRERAVAISFDSSPLSSHRADDLISASPDRSPTPLLTTPIPRIVTTPIFEETEDDTQPDSHSDWAAPPPPEPALPPCVDSSRDKPEQSVAPQMHEEEPLISDFREMHPIPEPVPPPQDPTASLLDLWDSPAPQCAPEQLPLLVEAPPQDPSSSAAPLPLHSEPPAAEGTLLSFDDLPEPPATFCEAEEGGDNPPSLVDIGGQHQMTLGYQRALQEASGSDSQDKEELLMTNGETLQKEGTQASEGYFSQSQEEEFAQSDECSAKVAPGPIFYNKPPEIDITCWDTDPVTEEDEYGAEE; encoded by the exons ATGGCTGTGAACCTCAGCAAGAATCGACTGAACCTTTTAACCGCTTATCAGGATGTTATCGACGAGAAATCCTCCACGAACTG GGCGCTGTACACATACGAAGACAGCACCGATGACCTGACCCTGGCGTCTTCAGGGG atgggGGTCTGCCAGAGATCACAGTGAGCTTCGACAACACCCGGGTCATGTACGGCTTCTGCAGCATGAAAGAGCCAAACGCTGCACTGCCACGCTACATCCTTATCAACTGG gTTGGTGAGGATGTCCCGGATGCCAGGAAGTGTGCCTGTGCCAGTCATGTGTCCATGATTGCGGAGTTCTTTCAGGTCAGTCTCACTGAG GGAGTGGACGTCATCATCAATGCCAGCAGCATGGAGGATATCGACCCCGCGGCTATCGGCCAGAGACTGACCAACGGGACAGCTGTGATCGCCAGTCCTGTGCTGAGCCGACTGCGAATAAGAGAGGAGGAGCAGACGCAGCCTGTG GGCACCTGTTATGAGAAGACCAACGCTGAGATCGAAATGAAAAAGATCAATCGAGAGGAGTTCTGGGAACAAGCCAAG CGCGACGAGGAGATGCGGaaggaggaagagaggaggaaGGCTCTGGAGGAGAGGCAGCGGTTCGAGGAGGAGCGCATGGAgctggagaggagagagcaggaggagcGAGAGAAGAGGTACCATGAGAGGGAGATGCAGATCGAGGAACACAG GAGACAGCAGCAGAGCAAGGAGGTAGAGGATGTGCAAGAAAGGACGAAAGACCAGTCCATTTTT GAGGCAGCAGCGATCATCGCTCAGAGGACAGACAACCCTCGCGAGTACTTCAAGCAGAGAGAGCGGGCCGTGGCCATCAGCTTCGACAGCTCCCCTCTCTCCAGCCACAGGGCAG ATGACCTCATCAGTGCCAGCCCTGACCGGAGCCCCACCCCTCTCTTAACCACACCCATTCCCAGAATCGTGACCACACCCATCTTCGAGGAGACTGAGGATGACACGCAGCCGGACAGCCACAGCGACTGGG cagcccccccaccccccgagcCTGCCCTGCCCCCCTGTGTGGACTCGTCCAGGGACAAGCCTGAGCAGAGCGTCGCCCCTCAGATGCACGAGGAGGAGCCCCTCATCTCAGACTTCCGAGAGATGCACCCCATCCCAGAGCCAGTGCCCCCACCCCAGGACCCCACGGCCAGCCTGCTGGACCTGTGGGACAGCCCCGCCCCTCAGTGTGCTCCAGAGCAGCTGCCCCTGCTAGTGGAGGCCCCTCCCCAGGACCCCTCCTCCTCCGCGGCCCCCCTGCCCCTGCACTCGGAGCCCCCTGCAGCAGAGGGGACCCTCCTGAGCTTCGACGACCTGCCCGAGCCCCCCGCCACATTCTGTGAGGCCGAGGAGGGGGGAGACAACCCCCCCAGCCTGGTGGACATCGGCGGCCAGCACCAGATGACACTCGGGTACCAGCGCGCCCTGCAGGAGGCATCGGGGTCCGACAGCCAGGACAAGGAGGAGCTGCTGATGACCAACGGAGAGACGCTGCAGAAGGAGGGGACGCAG GCGAGCGAAGGATATTTTAGCCAATCACAAGAGGAGGAATTCGCCCAATCAGATGAGTGCTCTGCAAAAGTGGCCCCGGGACCCATCTTCTATAACAAGCCTCCAG AGATTGACATCACCTGCTGGGACACGGACCCGGTGACAGAGGAGGATGAGTACGGAGCAGAGGAGTGA
- the LOC117431631 gene encoding drebrin-like isoform X13, with translation MAVNLSKNRLNLLTAYQDVIDEKSSTNWALYTYEDSTDDLTLASSGDGGLPEITVSFDNTRVMYGFCSMKEPNAALPRYILINWVGEDVPDARKCACASHVSMIAEFFQVSLTEGVDVIINASSMEDIDPAAIGQRLTNGTAVIASPVLSRLRIREEEQTQPVGTCYEKTNAEIEMKKINREEFWEQAKRDEEMRKEEERRKALEERQRFEEERMELERREQEEREKRYHEREMQIEEHRRQQQSKEVEDVQERTKDQSIFEAAAIIAQRTDNPREYFKQRERAVAISFDSSPLSSHRAEDDLISASPDRSPTPLLTTPIPRIVTTPIFEETEDDTQPDSHSDWAAPPPPEPALPPCVDSSRDKPEQSVAPQMHEEEPLISDFREMHPIPEPVPPPQDPTASLLDLWDSPAPQCAPEQLPLLVEAPPQDPSSSAAPLPLHSEPPAAEGTLLSFDDLPEPPATFCEAEEGGDNPPSLVDIGGQHQMTLGYQRALQEASGSDSQDKEELLMTNGETLQKEGTQASEGYFSQSQEEEFAQSDECSAKVAPGPIFYNKPPEIDITCWDTDPVTEEDEYGAEE, from the exons ATGGCTGTGAACCTCAGCAAGAATCGACTGAACCTTTTAACCGCTTATCAGGATGTTATCGACGAGAAATCCTCCACGAACTG GGCGCTGTACACATACGAAGACAGCACCGATGACCTGACCCTGGCGTCTTCAGGGG atgggGGTCTGCCAGAGATCACAGTGAGCTTCGACAACACCCGGGTCATGTACGGCTTCTGCAGCATGAAAGAGCCAAACGCTGCACTGCCACGCTACATCCTTATCAACTGG gTTGGTGAGGATGTCCCGGATGCCAGGAAGTGTGCCTGTGCCAGTCATGTGTCCATGATTGCGGAGTTCTTTCAGGTCAGTCTCACTGAG GGAGTGGACGTCATCATCAATGCCAGCAGCATGGAGGATATCGACCCCGCGGCTATCGGCCAGAGACTGACCAACGGGACAGCTGTGATCGCCAGTCCTGTGCTGAGCCGACTGCGAATAAGAGAGGAGGAGCAGACGCAGCCTGTG GGCACCTGTTATGAGAAGACCAACGCTGAGATCGAAATGAAAAAGATCAATCGAGAGGAGTTCTGGGAACAAGCCAAG CGCGACGAGGAGATGCGGaaggaggaagagaggaggaaGGCTCTGGAGGAGAGGCAGCGGTTCGAGGAGGAGCGCATGGAgctggagaggagagagcaggaggagcGAGAGAAGAGGTACCATGAGAGGGAGATGCAGATCGAGGAACACAG GAGACAGCAGCAGAGCAAGGAGGTAGAGGATGTGCAAGAAAGGACGAAAGACCAGTCCATTTTT GAGGCAGCAGCGATCATCGCTCAGAGGACAGACAACCCTCGCGAGTACTTCAAGCAGAGAGAGCGGGCCGTGGCCATCAGCTTCGACAGCTCCCCTCTCTCCAGCCACAGGGCAG AAGATGACCTCATCAGTGCCAGCCCTGACCGGAGCCCCACCCCTCTCTTAACCACACCCATTCCCAGAATCGTGACCACACCCATCTTCGAGGAGACTGAGGATGACACGCAGCCGGACAGCCACAGCGACTGGG cagcccccccaccccccgagcCTGCCCTGCCCCCCTGTGTGGACTCGTCCAGGGACAAGCCTGAGCAGAGCGTCGCCCCTCAGATGCACGAGGAGGAGCCCCTCATCTCAGACTTCCGAGAGATGCACCCCATCCCAGAGCCAGTGCCCCCACCCCAGGACCCCACGGCCAGCCTGCTGGACCTGTGGGACAGCCCCGCCCCTCAGTGTGCTCCAGAGCAGCTGCCCCTGCTAGTGGAGGCCCCTCCCCAGGACCCCTCCTCCTCCGCGGCCCCCCTGCCCCTGCACTCGGAGCCCCCTGCAGCAGAGGGGACCCTCCTGAGCTTCGACGACCTGCCCGAGCCCCCCGCCACATTCTGTGAGGCCGAGGAGGGGGGAGACAACCCCCCCAGCCTGGTGGACATCGGCGGCCAGCACCAGATGACACTCGGGTACCAGCGCGCCCTGCAGGAGGCATCGGGGTCCGACAGCCAGGACAAGGAGGAGCTGCTGATGACCAACGGAGAGACGCTGCAGAAGGAGGGGACGCAG GCGAGCGAAGGATATTTTAGCCAATCACAAGAGGAGGAATTCGCCCAATCAGATGAGTGCTCTGCAAAAGTGGCCCCGGGACCCATCTTCTATAACAAGCCTCCAG AGATTGACATCACCTGCTGGGACACGGACCCGGTGACAGAGGAGGATGAGTACGGAGCAGAGGAGTGA